In one Erinaceus europaeus chromosome 3, mEriEur2.1, whole genome shotgun sequence genomic region, the following are encoded:
- the LOXL3 gene encoding lysyl oxidase homolog 3 isoform X2, which yields MRPVSVCQWSPLWLLLCLLCSLCLGSPAPSTAPEKKAGSQGLRFRLAGFPRKPYEGRVEIQRAGEWGTICDDDFTMQAAHILCRELGFTEATGWTHSAKYGPGTGRIWLDNLSCSGSEKSITECASRGWGNSDCTHDEDAGVICKDQRLPGFSDSNVIEVEHHLQVEEVRLRPAVGRGRRPLPVTEGLVEVRLPDGWSQVCDKGWSAHNSHVVCGMLGFPNEKRVNTAFYRKLRKRAAKASARRPKSLGRPIRKRKVKPKPRVGRGPVKRLLAQRQQHSFGLHGVSCMGTEAHLSLCSLEFYRANDTTRCPGGGPAVVSCVPGPLYAASSGQKKQQQLKPQGEARVRLKGGAHPGEGRVEVLKAGTWGTVCDRKWDLQAASVVCRELGFGTAREALSGARMGQGMDAIHLSEVRCSGQELSLWKCSHKNITAEDCSHSQDAGVRCNLPYTGVETKIRLSGGRSRYEGRVEVQVGGPGSPRWGLICGDDWGTLEAMVACRQLGLGYANHGLQETWYWDSGNLTEVVMSGVRCTGTELSLDQCAHHGTHVACKRTETRFTAGVICSETASDLLLHSALVQETAYIEDRPLHMLYCAAEENCLSSSARLANWPYGHRRLLRFSSQIHNLGRADFRPKAGRHSWVWHECHGHYHSMDVFTHYDILTPNGTKVAEGHKASFCLEDTECQEDVSKRYECANFGEQGITVGCWDLYRHDIDCQWIDITDVKPGNYILQVVINPNFEVAESDFTNNAMKCNCKYDGHRIWVHNCHIGDAFSEEANRKFERYPGQTSNQIV from the exons ATGCGacctgtcagtgtctgtcagtggaGCCCATTGTGGCTGCTGCTGTGCCTGCTGTGCAGCTTGTGTCTGGGATCTCCAGCCCCATCCACGGCCCCTGAGAAGAAggccgggagccaggggctgcggTTCCGGCTGGCCGGCTTCCCCAGGAAGCCCTACGAGGGCCGAGTGgagatacagagagctggtgaaTGGGGCACAATCTGCGATGATGACTTCACGATGCAGGCTGCCCACATCCTATGCCGGGAACTGGGCTTCACAGAGGCAACAGGCTGGACCCACAGTGCCAAATATGGCCCTGGAACAG GCCGCATCTGGCTGGACAACCTGAGTTGCAGTGGGAGTGAGAAGAGTATAACTGAATGTGCCTCCCGGGGTTGGGGGAACAGCGACTGTACCCATGATGAAGATGCTGGTGTCATCTGCAAGGATCAGCGCCTCCCTGGTTTCTCAGACTCCAATGTCATTGAG gtaGAGCATCACTTGCAAGTGGAGGAGGTGCGATTGCGACCCGCTGTTGGAAGGGGCAGGCGCCCCCTGCCCGTGACCGAGGGGCTGGTGGAAGTCAGGCTCCCGGACGGCTGGTCGCAAGTGTGTGACAAAGGCTGGAGCGCTCACAACAGCCACGTGGTCTGCGGGATGCTGGGCTTCCCGAACGAAAAGAGGGTCAACACAGCCTTCTACAG AAAGTTGAGAAAGCGAGCAGCCAAAGCCTCGGCCCGGCGCCCCAAGTCCCTTGGAAG ACCAATCCGCAAGCGTAAAGTTAAACCCAAGCCCCGAGTGGGCAGGGGGCCAGTCAAGAG GCTGCTGGCCCAGCGGCAGCAACACTCCTTTGGTCTGCATGGGGTGAGCTGCATGGGCACGGAGGCCCACCTCTCCCTCTGTTCCTTGGAGTTCTATCGTGCCAACGACACCACCAGGTGCCCTGGGGGGGGGCCTGCGGTGGTGAGCTGTGTGCCAGGCCCTCTCTATGCAGCATCCAGTGGTCAGAAGAAGCAACAACAGCTGAAGCCTCAGGGGGAG GCCCGAGTGCGTCTAAAAGGCGGGGCCCACCCTGGAGAGGGCCGAGTGGAAGTCCTGAAGGCTGGCACATGGGGCACAGTCTGCGACCGCAAGTGGGACCTACAGGCTGCCAGCGTGGTGTGTCGGGAGCTGGGCTTCGGGACAGCTCGAGAGGCTCTGAGTGGTGCCCGCATGGGGCAGG GCATGGATGCCATCCACCTGAGTGAAGTCCGATGCTCCGGACAGGAACTCTCCCTCTGGAAATGCTCGCACAAGAACATCACAGCTGAGGACTGTTCCCATAGCCAGGATGCTGGGGTCCGATGCAACCTACCCTACACTGGGGTGGAGACCAAG ATCCGACTCAGTGGGGGCCGCAGTCGGTATGAGGGGCGAGTCGAGGTGCaagtaggaggacctgggtcccCCCGCTGGGGCCTTATCTGTGGGGATGACTGGGGTACACTGGAGGCCATGGTAGCCTGCAGACAGCTTGGACTGGGCTACGCCAACCACGGCCTGCAG GAGACCTGGTACTGGGATTCAGGGAACCTGACAGAGGTGGTGATGAGTGGAGTGCGCTGCACAGGGACTGAGCTGTCCCTGGACCAGTGTGCTCATCATGGCACCCATGTTGCTTGCAAGAGGACagagacccgcttcactgctggAGTCATCTGTTCTGAGA CCGCCTCAGATCTGCTGCTGCACTCAGCACTGGTACAAGAGACCGCCTACATAGAGGACCGGCCCCTGCACATGCTCTACTGTGCTGCCGAAGAGAACTGCCTGTCGAGCTCAGCTCGCTTGGCCAACTGGCCTTATGGCCACCGGCGTCTGCTCCGATTCTCCTCCCAGATCCACAACCTGGGACGAGCTGACTTCAGGCCCAAGGCTGGGCGCCACTCCTGGGTGTGGCATGAGTGTCATGG GCATTACCACAGTATGGACGTCTTCACTCACTACGATATCCTGACCCCCAATGGCACCAAGGTGGCTGAGGGCCACAAAGCTAGTTTCTGTCTAGAAGACACCGAGTGTCAGGAGG ATGTCTCGAAGAGGTATGAGTGTGCCAACTTTGGAGAGCAGGGCATCACCGTGGGTTGCTGGGATCTCTACCGGCATGACATCGACTGTCAGTGGATTGATATCACAGATGTGAAACCAGGAAACTACATTCTGCAG GTGGTCATCAACCCCAATTTTGAAGTGGCAGAGAGTGACTTCACCAACAATGCAATGAAGTGTAACTGCAAATATGATGGACACCGCATCTGGGTGCACAACTGCCACATTG GTGATGCCTTCAGCGAAGAGGCCAACAGGAAGTTTGAGCGCTACCCTGGCCAGACCAGTAACCAGATTGTTTAA
- the LOXL3 gene encoding lysyl oxidase homolog 3 isoform X4 has protein sequence MRPVSVCQWSPLWLLLCLLCSLCLGSPAPSTAPEKKAGSQGLRFRLAGFPRKPYEGRVEIQRAGEWGTICDDDFTMQAAHILCRELGFTEATGWTHSAKYGPGTGRIWLDNLSCSGSEKSITECASRGWGNSDCTHDEDAGVICKDQRLPGFSDSNVIEVEHHLQVEEVRLRPAVGRGRRPLPVTEGLVEVRLPDGWSQVCDKGWSAHNSHVVCGMLGFPNEKRVNTAFYRLLAQRQQHSFGLHGVSCMGTEAHLSLCSLEFYRANDTTRCPGGGPAVVSCVPGPLYAASSGQKKQQQLKPQGEARVRLKGGAHPGEGRVEVLKAGTWGTVCDRKWDLQAASVVCRELGFGTAREALSGARMGQGMDAIHLSEVRCSGQELSLWKCSHKNITAEDCSHSQDAGVRCNLPYTGVETKIRLSGGRSRYEGRVEVQVGGPGSPRWGLICGDDWGTLEAMVACRQLGLGYANHGLQETWYWDSGNLTEVVMSGVRCTGTELSLDQCAHHGTHVACKRTETRFTAGVICSETASDLLLHSALVQETAYIEDRPLHMLYCAAEENCLSSSARLANWPYGHRRLLRFSSQIHNLGRADFRPKAGRHSWVWHECHGHYHSMDVFTHYDILTPNGTKVAEGHKASFCLEDTECQEDVSKRYECANFGEQGITVGCWDLYRHDIDCQWIDITDVKPGNYILQVVINPNFEVAESDFTNNAMKCNCKYDGHRIWVHNCHIGDAFSEEANRKFERYPGQTSNQIV, from the exons ATGCGacctgtcagtgtctgtcagtggaGCCCATTGTGGCTGCTGCTGTGCCTGCTGTGCAGCTTGTGTCTGGGATCTCCAGCCCCATCCACGGCCCCTGAGAAGAAggccgggagccaggggctgcggTTCCGGCTGGCCGGCTTCCCCAGGAAGCCCTACGAGGGCCGAGTGgagatacagagagctggtgaaTGGGGCACAATCTGCGATGATGACTTCACGATGCAGGCTGCCCACATCCTATGCCGGGAACTGGGCTTCACAGAGGCAACAGGCTGGACCCACAGTGCCAAATATGGCCCTGGAACAG GCCGCATCTGGCTGGACAACCTGAGTTGCAGTGGGAGTGAGAAGAGTATAACTGAATGTGCCTCCCGGGGTTGGGGGAACAGCGACTGTACCCATGATGAAGATGCTGGTGTCATCTGCAAGGATCAGCGCCTCCCTGGTTTCTCAGACTCCAATGTCATTGAG gtaGAGCATCACTTGCAAGTGGAGGAGGTGCGATTGCGACCCGCTGTTGGAAGGGGCAGGCGCCCCCTGCCCGTGACCGAGGGGCTGGTGGAAGTCAGGCTCCCGGACGGCTGGTCGCAAGTGTGTGACAAAGGCTGGAGCGCTCACAACAGCCACGTGGTCTGCGGGATGCTGGGCTTCCCGAACGAAAAGAGGGTCAACACAGCCTTCTACAG GCTGCTGGCCCAGCGGCAGCAACACTCCTTTGGTCTGCATGGGGTGAGCTGCATGGGCACGGAGGCCCACCTCTCCCTCTGTTCCTTGGAGTTCTATCGTGCCAACGACACCACCAGGTGCCCTGGGGGGGGGCCTGCGGTGGTGAGCTGTGTGCCAGGCCCTCTCTATGCAGCATCCAGTGGTCAGAAGAAGCAACAACAGCTGAAGCCTCAGGGGGAG GCCCGAGTGCGTCTAAAAGGCGGGGCCCACCCTGGAGAGGGCCGAGTGGAAGTCCTGAAGGCTGGCACATGGGGCACAGTCTGCGACCGCAAGTGGGACCTACAGGCTGCCAGCGTGGTGTGTCGGGAGCTGGGCTTCGGGACAGCTCGAGAGGCTCTGAGTGGTGCCCGCATGGGGCAGG GCATGGATGCCATCCACCTGAGTGAAGTCCGATGCTCCGGACAGGAACTCTCCCTCTGGAAATGCTCGCACAAGAACATCACAGCTGAGGACTGTTCCCATAGCCAGGATGCTGGGGTCCGATGCAACCTACCCTACACTGGGGTGGAGACCAAG ATCCGACTCAGTGGGGGCCGCAGTCGGTATGAGGGGCGAGTCGAGGTGCaagtaggaggacctgggtcccCCCGCTGGGGCCTTATCTGTGGGGATGACTGGGGTACACTGGAGGCCATGGTAGCCTGCAGACAGCTTGGACTGGGCTACGCCAACCACGGCCTGCAG GAGACCTGGTACTGGGATTCAGGGAACCTGACAGAGGTGGTGATGAGTGGAGTGCGCTGCACAGGGACTGAGCTGTCCCTGGACCAGTGTGCTCATCATGGCACCCATGTTGCTTGCAAGAGGACagagacccgcttcactgctggAGTCATCTGTTCTGAGA CCGCCTCAGATCTGCTGCTGCACTCAGCACTGGTACAAGAGACCGCCTACATAGAGGACCGGCCCCTGCACATGCTCTACTGTGCTGCCGAAGAGAACTGCCTGTCGAGCTCAGCTCGCTTGGCCAACTGGCCTTATGGCCACCGGCGTCTGCTCCGATTCTCCTCCCAGATCCACAACCTGGGACGAGCTGACTTCAGGCCCAAGGCTGGGCGCCACTCCTGGGTGTGGCATGAGTGTCATGG GCATTACCACAGTATGGACGTCTTCACTCACTACGATATCCTGACCCCCAATGGCACCAAGGTGGCTGAGGGCCACAAAGCTAGTTTCTGTCTAGAAGACACCGAGTGTCAGGAGG ATGTCTCGAAGAGGTATGAGTGTGCCAACTTTGGAGAGCAGGGCATCACCGTGGGTTGCTGGGATCTCTACCGGCATGACATCGACTGTCAGTGGATTGATATCACAGATGTGAAACCAGGAAACTACATTCTGCAG GTGGTCATCAACCCCAATTTTGAAGTGGCAGAGAGTGACTTCACCAACAATGCAATGAAGTGTAACTGCAAATATGATGGACACCGCATCTGGGTGCACAACTGCCACATTG GTGATGCCTTCAGCGAAGAGGCCAACAGGAAGTTTGAGCGCTACCCTGGCCAGACCAGTAACCAGATTGTTTAA
- the LOXL3 gene encoding lysyl oxidase homolog 3 isoform X1, with protein sequence MRPVSVCQWSPLWLLLCLLCSLCLGSPAPSTAPEKKAGSQGLRFRLAGFPRKPYEGRVEIQRAGEWGTICDDDFTMQAAHILCRELGFTEATGWTHSAKYGPGTGRIWLDNLSCSGSEKSITECASRGWGNSDCTHDEDAGVICKDQRLPGFSDSNVIEVEHHLQVEEVRLRPAVGRGRRPLPVTEGLVEVRLPDGWSQVCDKGWSAHNSHVVCGMLGFPNEKRVNTAFYRKLRKRAAKASARRPKSLGRPIRKRKVKPKPRVGRGPVKRQDLGRVPDLFELQNPLTLSFQRLLAQRQQHSFGLHGVSCMGTEAHLSLCSLEFYRANDTTRCPGGGPAVVSCVPGPLYAASSGQKKQQQLKPQGEARVRLKGGAHPGEGRVEVLKAGTWGTVCDRKWDLQAASVVCRELGFGTAREALSGARMGQGMDAIHLSEVRCSGQELSLWKCSHKNITAEDCSHSQDAGVRCNLPYTGVETKIRLSGGRSRYEGRVEVQVGGPGSPRWGLICGDDWGTLEAMVACRQLGLGYANHGLQETWYWDSGNLTEVVMSGVRCTGTELSLDQCAHHGTHVACKRTETRFTAGVICSETASDLLLHSALVQETAYIEDRPLHMLYCAAEENCLSSSARLANWPYGHRRLLRFSSQIHNLGRADFRPKAGRHSWVWHECHGHYHSMDVFTHYDILTPNGTKVAEGHKASFCLEDTECQEDVSKRYECANFGEQGITVGCWDLYRHDIDCQWIDITDVKPGNYILQVVINPNFEVAESDFTNNAMKCNCKYDGHRIWVHNCHIGDAFSEEANRKFERYPGQTSNQIV encoded by the exons ATGCGacctgtcagtgtctgtcagtggaGCCCATTGTGGCTGCTGCTGTGCCTGCTGTGCAGCTTGTGTCTGGGATCTCCAGCCCCATCCACGGCCCCTGAGAAGAAggccgggagccaggggctgcggTTCCGGCTGGCCGGCTTCCCCAGGAAGCCCTACGAGGGCCGAGTGgagatacagagagctggtgaaTGGGGCACAATCTGCGATGATGACTTCACGATGCAGGCTGCCCACATCCTATGCCGGGAACTGGGCTTCACAGAGGCAACAGGCTGGACCCACAGTGCCAAATATGGCCCTGGAACAG GCCGCATCTGGCTGGACAACCTGAGTTGCAGTGGGAGTGAGAAGAGTATAACTGAATGTGCCTCCCGGGGTTGGGGGAACAGCGACTGTACCCATGATGAAGATGCTGGTGTCATCTGCAAGGATCAGCGCCTCCCTGGTTTCTCAGACTCCAATGTCATTGAG gtaGAGCATCACTTGCAAGTGGAGGAGGTGCGATTGCGACCCGCTGTTGGAAGGGGCAGGCGCCCCCTGCCCGTGACCGAGGGGCTGGTGGAAGTCAGGCTCCCGGACGGCTGGTCGCAAGTGTGTGACAAAGGCTGGAGCGCTCACAACAGCCACGTGGTCTGCGGGATGCTGGGCTTCCCGAACGAAAAGAGGGTCAACACAGCCTTCTACAG AAAGTTGAGAAAGCGAGCAGCCAAAGCCTCGGCCCGGCGCCCCAAGTCCCTTGGAAG ACCAATCCGCAAGCGTAAAGTTAAACCCAAGCCCCGAGTGGGCAGGGGGCCAGTCAAGAG ACAGGACTTGGGGAGAGTACCTGATCTCTTTGAACTTCAGAATCCACTTACCCTGAGCTTCCAAAG GCTGCTGGCCCAGCGGCAGCAACACTCCTTTGGTCTGCATGGGGTGAGCTGCATGGGCACGGAGGCCCACCTCTCCCTCTGTTCCTTGGAGTTCTATCGTGCCAACGACACCACCAGGTGCCCTGGGGGGGGGCCTGCGGTGGTGAGCTGTGTGCCAGGCCCTCTCTATGCAGCATCCAGTGGTCAGAAGAAGCAACAACAGCTGAAGCCTCAGGGGGAG GCCCGAGTGCGTCTAAAAGGCGGGGCCCACCCTGGAGAGGGCCGAGTGGAAGTCCTGAAGGCTGGCACATGGGGCACAGTCTGCGACCGCAAGTGGGACCTACAGGCTGCCAGCGTGGTGTGTCGGGAGCTGGGCTTCGGGACAGCTCGAGAGGCTCTGAGTGGTGCCCGCATGGGGCAGG GCATGGATGCCATCCACCTGAGTGAAGTCCGATGCTCCGGACAGGAACTCTCCCTCTGGAAATGCTCGCACAAGAACATCACAGCTGAGGACTGTTCCCATAGCCAGGATGCTGGGGTCCGATGCAACCTACCCTACACTGGGGTGGAGACCAAG ATCCGACTCAGTGGGGGCCGCAGTCGGTATGAGGGGCGAGTCGAGGTGCaagtaggaggacctgggtcccCCCGCTGGGGCCTTATCTGTGGGGATGACTGGGGTACACTGGAGGCCATGGTAGCCTGCAGACAGCTTGGACTGGGCTACGCCAACCACGGCCTGCAG GAGACCTGGTACTGGGATTCAGGGAACCTGACAGAGGTGGTGATGAGTGGAGTGCGCTGCACAGGGACTGAGCTGTCCCTGGACCAGTGTGCTCATCATGGCACCCATGTTGCTTGCAAGAGGACagagacccgcttcactgctggAGTCATCTGTTCTGAGA CCGCCTCAGATCTGCTGCTGCACTCAGCACTGGTACAAGAGACCGCCTACATAGAGGACCGGCCCCTGCACATGCTCTACTGTGCTGCCGAAGAGAACTGCCTGTCGAGCTCAGCTCGCTTGGCCAACTGGCCTTATGGCCACCGGCGTCTGCTCCGATTCTCCTCCCAGATCCACAACCTGGGACGAGCTGACTTCAGGCCCAAGGCTGGGCGCCACTCCTGGGTGTGGCATGAGTGTCATGG GCATTACCACAGTATGGACGTCTTCACTCACTACGATATCCTGACCCCCAATGGCACCAAGGTGGCTGAGGGCCACAAAGCTAGTTTCTGTCTAGAAGACACCGAGTGTCAGGAGG ATGTCTCGAAGAGGTATGAGTGTGCCAACTTTGGAGAGCAGGGCATCACCGTGGGTTGCTGGGATCTCTACCGGCATGACATCGACTGTCAGTGGATTGATATCACAGATGTGAAACCAGGAAACTACATTCTGCAG GTGGTCATCAACCCCAATTTTGAAGTGGCAGAGAGTGACTTCACCAACAATGCAATGAAGTGTAACTGCAAATATGATGGACACCGCATCTGGGTGCACAACTGCCACATTG GTGATGCCTTCAGCGAAGAGGCCAACAGGAAGTTTGAGCGCTACCCTGGCCAGACCAGTAACCAGATTGTTTAA
- the LOXL3 gene encoding lysyl oxidase homolog 3 isoform X3 codes for MRPVSVCQWSPLWLLLCLLCSLCLGSPAPSTAPEKKAGSQGLRFRLAGFPRKPYEGRVEIQRAGEWGTICDDDFTMQAAHILCRELGFTEATGWTHSAKYGPGTGRIWLDNLSCSGSEKSITECASRGWGNSDCTHDEDAGVICKDQRLPGFSDSNVIEVEHHLQVEEVRLRPAVGRGRRPLPVTEGLVEVRLPDGWSQVCDKGWSAHNSHVVCGMLGFPNEKRVNTAFYRKLRKRAAKASARRPKSLGRLLAQRQQHSFGLHGVSCMGTEAHLSLCSLEFYRANDTTRCPGGGPAVVSCVPGPLYAASSGQKKQQQLKPQGEARVRLKGGAHPGEGRVEVLKAGTWGTVCDRKWDLQAASVVCRELGFGTAREALSGARMGQGMDAIHLSEVRCSGQELSLWKCSHKNITAEDCSHSQDAGVRCNLPYTGVETKIRLSGGRSRYEGRVEVQVGGPGSPRWGLICGDDWGTLEAMVACRQLGLGYANHGLQETWYWDSGNLTEVVMSGVRCTGTELSLDQCAHHGTHVACKRTETRFTAGVICSETASDLLLHSALVQETAYIEDRPLHMLYCAAEENCLSSSARLANWPYGHRRLLRFSSQIHNLGRADFRPKAGRHSWVWHECHGHYHSMDVFTHYDILTPNGTKVAEGHKASFCLEDTECQEDVSKRYECANFGEQGITVGCWDLYRHDIDCQWIDITDVKPGNYILQVVINPNFEVAESDFTNNAMKCNCKYDGHRIWVHNCHIGDAFSEEANRKFERYPGQTSNQIV; via the exons ATGCGacctgtcagtgtctgtcagtggaGCCCATTGTGGCTGCTGCTGTGCCTGCTGTGCAGCTTGTGTCTGGGATCTCCAGCCCCATCCACGGCCCCTGAGAAGAAggccgggagccaggggctgcggTTCCGGCTGGCCGGCTTCCCCAGGAAGCCCTACGAGGGCCGAGTGgagatacagagagctggtgaaTGGGGCACAATCTGCGATGATGACTTCACGATGCAGGCTGCCCACATCCTATGCCGGGAACTGGGCTTCACAGAGGCAACAGGCTGGACCCACAGTGCCAAATATGGCCCTGGAACAG GCCGCATCTGGCTGGACAACCTGAGTTGCAGTGGGAGTGAGAAGAGTATAACTGAATGTGCCTCCCGGGGTTGGGGGAACAGCGACTGTACCCATGATGAAGATGCTGGTGTCATCTGCAAGGATCAGCGCCTCCCTGGTTTCTCAGACTCCAATGTCATTGAG gtaGAGCATCACTTGCAAGTGGAGGAGGTGCGATTGCGACCCGCTGTTGGAAGGGGCAGGCGCCCCCTGCCCGTGACCGAGGGGCTGGTGGAAGTCAGGCTCCCGGACGGCTGGTCGCAAGTGTGTGACAAAGGCTGGAGCGCTCACAACAGCCACGTGGTCTGCGGGATGCTGGGCTTCCCGAACGAAAAGAGGGTCAACACAGCCTTCTACAG AAAGTTGAGAAAGCGAGCAGCCAAAGCCTCGGCCCGGCGCCCCAAGTCCCTTGGAAG GCTGCTGGCCCAGCGGCAGCAACACTCCTTTGGTCTGCATGGGGTGAGCTGCATGGGCACGGAGGCCCACCTCTCCCTCTGTTCCTTGGAGTTCTATCGTGCCAACGACACCACCAGGTGCCCTGGGGGGGGGCCTGCGGTGGTGAGCTGTGTGCCAGGCCCTCTCTATGCAGCATCCAGTGGTCAGAAGAAGCAACAACAGCTGAAGCCTCAGGGGGAG GCCCGAGTGCGTCTAAAAGGCGGGGCCCACCCTGGAGAGGGCCGAGTGGAAGTCCTGAAGGCTGGCACATGGGGCACAGTCTGCGACCGCAAGTGGGACCTACAGGCTGCCAGCGTGGTGTGTCGGGAGCTGGGCTTCGGGACAGCTCGAGAGGCTCTGAGTGGTGCCCGCATGGGGCAGG GCATGGATGCCATCCACCTGAGTGAAGTCCGATGCTCCGGACAGGAACTCTCCCTCTGGAAATGCTCGCACAAGAACATCACAGCTGAGGACTGTTCCCATAGCCAGGATGCTGGGGTCCGATGCAACCTACCCTACACTGGGGTGGAGACCAAG ATCCGACTCAGTGGGGGCCGCAGTCGGTATGAGGGGCGAGTCGAGGTGCaagtaggaggacctgggtcccCCCGCTGGGGCCTTATCTGTGGGGATGACTGGGGTACACTGGAGGCCATGGTAGCCTGCAGACAGCTTGGACTGGGCTACGCCAACCACGGCCTGCAG GAGACCTGGTACTGGGATTCAGGGAACCTGACAGAGGTGGTGATGAGTGGAGTGCGCTGCACAGGGACTGAGCTGTCCCTGGACCAGTGTGCTCATCATGGCACCCATGTTGCTTGCAAGAGGACagagacccgcttcactgctggAGTCATCTGTTCTGAGA CCGCCTCAGATCTGCTGCTGCACTCAGCACTGGTACAAGAGACCGCCTACATAGAGGACCGGCCCCTGCACATGCTCTACTGTGCTGCCGAAGAGAACTGCCTGTCGAGCTCAGCTCGCTTGGCCAACTGGCCTTATGGCCACCGGCGTCTGCTCCGATTCTCCTCCCAGATCCACAACCTGGGACGAGCTGACTTCAGGCCCAAGGCTGGGCGCCACTCCTGGGTGTGGCATGAGTGTCATGG GCATTACCACAGTATGGACGTCTTCACTCACTACGATATCCTGACCCCCAATGGCACCAAGGTGGCTGAGGGCCACAAAGCTAGTTTCTGTCTAGAAGACACCGAGTGTCAGGAGG ATGTCTCGAAGAGGTATGAGTGTGCCAACTTTGGAGAGCAGGGCATCACCGTGGGTTGCTGGGATCTCTACCGGCATGACATCGACTGTCAGTGGATTGATATCACAGATGTGAAACCAGGAAACTACATTCTGCAG GTGGTCATCAACCCCAATTTTGAAGTGGCAGAGAGTGACTTCACCAACAATGCAATGAAGTGTAACTGCAAATATGATGGACACCGCATCTGGGTGCACAACTGCCACATTG GTGATGCCTTCAGCGAAGAGGCCAACAGGAAGTTTGAGCGCTACCCTGGCCAGACCAGTAACCAGATTGTTTAA